The genomic stretch TATCCCGTACGCTACCACGCCCCCAAAGGTTGCAGAAccttcttcatatcctctgCTTGGAGCTGGTGATACTTGGCAGACGGGTGATAGTCATTCCACCAGATACAGGAGGTGCCGTCGTCATTGATGCAAGTGGCGTCAGGAAAACCGTAGTCTGTGGGGTCATCAAGGATCTTTGTCATGAAAGACCAAGAGTCGTAGTATGCGACAGTAACCTTTAGCAACAGGGTCGGTCAGTCTTCGAATGCGACTAACACCCCGTGACTTTACTTACGTCTGTATGGTTGGTTTTGAACCCATCCACCATTGCCTCGAGATTTCTATTATAAACGGCCAAATACGCCGCATGCTGCTCAACAGTGGCATTGCCCTGATCAATGAACATGGGACTTCGGCTCGTAGGAGGCACATTGAGGAAAAGGAATTTGCGGCCTCCAGCACTGTAAATTCGCTCCACTAGGGAAGCAAGCCGAGCGATCAACTGCGGCGTGAAAGTATCGGCATCGGTGTTGTAAAATGCATTTCCGATACTGAGCTCAACAGTGAGTACGGGGCCAGTTTCAGACGGGTTTCTCCTGAACACAGAACAACATACTCATTGATACCAATCCAGAACCCGAAGACGGAATTTTCCGCCGACCAGGGCGCAGAAGCCGGCTTGCTGCTGTATGTTTCGTCGAAGATGTCGACCTGGGAAGCAAGGTCCACGTCTGTGGATCCCTGAACGAGCGAATTGTCAATGCTCGCACCGCCCACTGCCAGATTATAAGAGAGGACGAGGGACGCATTCTGCGCCGTCGTCAGATATCCCACCCAGTTCTCACCCCCGGTGGTGGTGCCAGTTCCTGGTCTTGGCGTCAATATGTGCATGGTATGTACGATTGGTGTGCTATTTGACACTCACCCAAGGCGGGATTTCCCATGGGGTTCGAAGGAGATGGCTGTTCTCCGGTGGTGCTGAAACCGGTTTGCGTGTATGAGTTGCCACTTGCATAGAGTTAGTTGTCTAGAATGGTCGTGAGGAGATTCTCCATACAATGTAAAGAAGTAAGTACTCGTCGTGTTTGCAGCTCTCGGCCACGGCCGCGCAGCAACCGTGGAGATGGCACTTGCCATGAGCCAAGAGTTGAGAAGCTTCATAGTAGAGACACGGTTAGTACGGTAGAGAGATACTGTTCGCAAAGAACACTATAGTAGCTTATTGAAACAACCCCTCTTTCTAGCAGAATCGGAGGGTCTCCGTCCACgcttttatatatatatacgcaTACTCACGGTCCAGTAAACCTAACTTGATACTCCACTGGGAAACGTGGCAGGGACCCTCAATCAATAATAATTAAGGAATACATGTTTGAAGAGAATCAGTTGTTATCCATTCAGCACCAATGGGTGGAGTCCATCGGCGGCCGAGGAACAGAGCTCCATTTACCCGGAATTCCTCTCTGGATGTATGGACCTCGTCTGGTGCCGGAAATAAATTCACCGAGACGTAGcgcgttgaagaaagcaacatGTTCTCTTTACACCGGGGGGAAATTAGAGGTGAAGATCACCATTCTGGATTGCATCCCGAGTTGTCAGACGTTGTTTCAACTGCCAGTGGGGTTCGGACCCTATGCCGTTTTGGTCACGGCATATAATCCTCAGCTTCATCCACCCAGCCAGGCTATCGGCTGCAGAAATAAAGCGGGGGGTTTCGCTGTCAATAGGTTAGAATATACCTTCGGTGCGGGGGAAAAGCCACTGCTTTCGAGACTAGGACACTATAGGTAATATTCATCAgctggatgagattgaaTTGAAAGTGCTAGTAACTCGGAAACCCCAAAACCAATACAAGACATGATCGACCAACAGAGCGCAGTCACAAAGCTTGCTCTCGTGATTAGAGTATTCACCACTCCCAGCAATGTGCCGCATATCGCAGGTCCGCTGTGGAGGCTTTGTGCAGAACCGCCATCTCCAATATCACCCCTGGTCCAATTGCCAACGCTATGACCTTATTTCGTCCGTTTGCAACATAATCACCTCCTTTCCCGTGATGCCTCATATAATTGAGGATGTTTAGAACAGAGCAGGAAATCGTACTGCCCCTAGACCTGTAGACTGTGTCGCTATGCGACAGGTTGGACTTCTTGAGATCCAATGCTCCTTGAGCAAATTTCAAGGCAGAACGACCTGGGAAATCTGATGCCCAATTGTACGAGTTCGGCAAGTCACGAGTGTTATCAGAGCGAAGGCCTGGAACTGAGTTGATGAGTGCCGTGAAATTGGAAAGCAACTCAGAAGAAACAAGTCTGGGGATGAAAGTCGACATGATCGCTTTAAACCCTTGGTGACGAGAATTTCATTAGGCAAACCGCGAGTtgagaaaatagaatatgCATCATTGGGGACTTGGCATGCAGTCGAGGAACAGATGTACATACCAAAAGGTCCAATGCTAAGCTCGCTGTAACCCTCTGACTCCTTGATTATCACGCTTCGAAAGCCGAGTAAATTCCAGATAGGGCCTCTTTCGAGTACTGTGGGGCCTATCCAGTTAGTGAGCACTACCGCAGACGCACCGTCGCTGAATCGGGACATCCCAAATCCCACTTCCTGGTCCACGTTGATACGGTGGAGCTCTGCACGAGCAAAGAGTGTCGGTAAGTCGCACGAAACAACAAGAGCTCGCGCCGGCAGCCCTGAAGAGCCGCTCCTGCGAGAAGGTCATAGGCAATGCGCAAAGCTGAAAGCCCACCAGCGCAGCCGAGGCCATACAGCAGAGTGCGATGGACTGTGGGACGAAGGCCAAGCGTGCTACATAATGTGATGTCGAATCCCGGGTTTGCAGTATTAGTACTTGTCACAGCTATGACATGACTTATGTCGTACATAGAGCCGCCCCATTCTCTAATGGCACCCTTTGCAGCACGACAAACTAGTGAGATGGCGTGTTCCTTGAAGAGAGCGTCGGCATCTGCGATCGTGGGTAACGTCTGCTGGGACCATATTGGATCATCCAGGGGAAGGACGCTGCACAACTGCTTGATACCAGATCTTTCGATGCGATCCAATGTTTCCGATACTCTAGGTAGCAAGTTAGCCAGCGACCATAGACAGGAAAGGGTGACTGTAAATTAGCCTTACGCGGGAGAATGACGACAATGGCGAGATAGAAGTTCCTCGAGAAAATCTCGCTGAAGAAGAGTGGTACCATATTGTGTGGCCATTCCCACCACTGAGATGCTAGGGCTTGAGAGTTCATCTTTTCTGAATATTTGGCGGCATGCTTGTTTACATATACGCCAACGTGTGATGAGCTCCAGGCGTACCGCATGGTATTTCTGCTGCAAATTCAAGAACTGCATCTTGATGTGAAGTGAGTTGCAATGTGGTGAGGTGTGAGACGGGTTTGGTAGGGAGTTCAACAGATGCTTGCATGTTTGTGAGTATATCGCTGCGGCGACATGAATGTGTTCTCGGCGTGCTCACTCTGGTTGTCACCTACATTCACAAGACAACTTCTGCTTATCCACTGATGTTATCCCAGTGAGTAGTTATACTTGATTAGGGAACTGAGTTACTTAATATTGAAACTCTATATTCTCTGCATCCAATCCAAGCGAACATCACATCGTAACTAAGGTTGCACAAGTGAAGGCAGTTGGATGCCCATCATTTCCATGCCAACACCACAGACAAGAAGCTTGGTCTCTCCAGATTCTTCGCAGATGAGACCCAGGGATGATATGTCTGCTACCGAGCTGTATCTATCTGCTATCATTTGAACCTGGACTGCGTTCgctcccttcttctcgacATCTACCTCGGCGCACCAGATCTTGACCCGATGGTCATTACCTGAAGTAGCAATAACAGCCCGCATTGTTCCCTTGTCCTGACATTGACGTTGCATGAGTATCTTGCCCGTTGTGATACATGCTGCATGGGCGTCGGGGATTGTTATTGTGGTAGCATTGCCAGCCTCAGTGCTCGTGAAGTTCGTGTTCAGAAGGGAGAGCGTCAGTGCGTTGTCGTCACCGGCtgcaacaacaagagaaactgCATCCGATAGGCGAGTAAGCTCCAGGCATTTGATACTGTTCGAATGGGTTTGGTATCTGTTTTCGCATGAGATGTTCTCTGGGGTAATTGAAAACGTGCCGATGGGCTGTTTTAGGCGAAGAGCCGAAGAGATGGTATAGTACGGCTCTAAGACCGAGGTTAAGTTCCAGAATGTGAAATATCCATCTGTAGAGGCCGTTAATAAGCTCAGGGAGGAGCCGCGTAGCAGGAAGCATGCTTCGGTGAGGCAGTTGCTTGTATAAGTGCCCTCTGCCAGTAGGGTGAAGTTGCCACCATCAACCGTCGAAGAATAGTGGAATATCTACAAGATTTAgcaatgatatcagagaGCAACGGCCACAGAACTTTACCTTAAGCGTAGAGTTAGAATATACCAGGCAGAACAGGAAGTTGCCATCCGAGCTATTCTCATCCACCTGCAACACATCAAAACTGGTCACTCGAAGATCAGAGAACGGATCATCCCTGACTGAGGCTACTGCATTTGTCGCAAGTCCAAACAAGGGAATCGAGCGAATCTGCCAAACGATGAATTCTTCGCTCCCACCACTTGTGAAGAGAtaatttcccttctttgaCCAGCGGATTTGCTGCAGTCCGACCTGGTGCTTTTTCAGTACCCGCAGACATTTAAAGGAGCCCCACAGCTTTTCTTCGTGTGGTTTTGTCGGTGCAAAAATCCGCACGATAGTATCTTCCGCCCCAGTTGCAAAGAGAGGGCCATCTGCCGAGTGGGCTACATCCATAGCCTTGATCTCTCTTCCATGTCCTCCCGCACGTAGAGTACGGTTAGCATCACCCCGGGTTTGAAGAACATTGAGATTCTTTTGGATCCATATAAACAAGCCAGACCCAGGTTCCTCTGGGTTGGGCTGGAAGGCCCATCTTCGATGCGAACCACCACATAAGCGTCTGACAATTTCGGATTGTGTGGTCTCGTTCCACAAAACGAACTCCTTTCCATGGAACCCATACAACATAAGATCCTTGGATTGTCGGTCAATGTAAGCACCCTCTATTTCAATGGTCCGAGTAGCATTGGAGCGATGGATCGTTTGAACAGTAGCCAAGTTTTGTGAATCTCCCTCGGCCTTCACCTCGTGGACACAGTAGACTCCAGATCGACCGCAAGTCAAGAAATAATTGAGGGACGGGCTGGTTTCTCCATAAAGTGACGAAAACGATGATATATGACTGATACCCTCCCGAGAGTGTATCTTACGATTCCAGATGGGTTGCTGAATAGGCATCGTGTTCGCAACACGATATAGAACAAGGGAACCGTATGCGTTTCCAAGAGCCACCAATCGGTTGCCACAAACAAAGGAAGCGCAAGTTACTCCGAAACTGTGAGGAAGTGCTAGAGTTATGGTCTCAATTTGCGATACCTCGCCTTCTGATAATGATATCTTGATTAGACTCAAATGGTCTTGTTGCTGATGggatgagatgaaggataGGGTCTCAGGCGAATCGGAAGCACCACGGTTATAATCAAGGGCAAAGAGCACCAATGGCCTTGGGCCACTTTCGACAATCCTGAGCAGTGAtctggtgttgtggttgtaCAGTCGGATTAATCCCTGTGCATTGCCCAAAAGCGCAATGCCACACTGTGGCAGGGAAGCTATGGCACAATAAGACGAgagatcttcttcatggAACAGTGTTTCCTTGAGAATGATCTTCTCAGTCGAAGTCTCGGGGCTGACCCAACAAACCTGTACCTCGCCACGTGTAGTGGTTGTTAGGAAATGCTCTGGTGTAACAAAGGTGAATGCCCTAACTGATTTATCGACCCTAGATTGAGATATTCCCGGACCAGCTGAGGCAGTAATGCTGTTGTTTCTGTTCGGCAAAACAACCGCACATTCCTCATTCACCTCTATCTTGAAACTTTTTACAGCACCATCGGCACCACCAGTATACACCGTTGTATCCTTAGCAGTGCTGCGCAAGCATAAAGACCAGATATGCTTTCCGGTATGGTTATGCCATGAAGAGATTTGACCTAAACTAAACTTTGGCCCTGGATATGAAGATGGTTCCCAACTGAGATTCCAAACTATACAAGTTGCATCCTCGCCACGTGAGAGTAGGCTCATATTAGACTGATCATCAGCTCTTGTAGGCAAGAAATTGACACTCCATATCCGAGCTTTGTGACCAAAGGCACTTGCCACACAAGATTCCGAGCCAAGGCCATCGCCAGTAGCTGCTCCACCAAAGCCGGTGCTTCGAAGTTCGAAGCCATCCGTCGAATAGGCTGAAGGATCGTTAGGGGATGCATGCTCACAGTCTGAGATATCCCATATCCTGACTGTTCTATCATCGCTACAACTCGCCAGGAACCGTCCACTGGAGCGACCAGGCAAGGAGGCAATTGCAGGAGATATCCGAACCCCAAAAACAGATCCCTCATGGCCGGTGAAGAAATGATGGATGGAGCCAACAGCACTGGGACTAAGATGCACACTTTCATCTAAAAAGCAAGACCAGACTATCACCTCCCCAAAGACGGTTCCAGCAGCAATCAACACGTGCGATGCCGAACATGATATAGTATCAGCTGAATAGAGAATAGACTTGACTCCAGCCACgagctgctgaagatgaatcGATTTCGGATATATCGACGAGCCTCCATGTACCACATaaagcccaagaaggctATTATGGGCGGTCACCAGGTAGGCTCTGTCCACCCCATTTGTGGAGTCGGGGGCACACCCAGCCAGAATCCAATCTGGTGCTAGATATTCCGCACTGATGGGAACTAAGGACGCTTGAGGGCTTTCAACAGCCTCACTTCTAGCAAAATACAAGTCGATAACTCTCAACGATTCACCTCCCCAGACCAGAAATTGCGCGTATGAATCACCCGTTTTCTCGTCTTTCTGATTCAGAACTATGAATTCATGAACGTTGTTTCGTTTGAAGGTCTTTAATTCGGCCAATATTTTGccactctcatcatcaatcaaccGAGAATAAGGCCCTTGTCCTTGCAGAATAAGTCTTGCATCTCCCAAATCAAGTGCTTTCAATGCAGTTACTGGAAGGCAGACATCTATGTGCTAAGGGTGGGATTAGCGGTTGCATTGTGCGGTACTGAATATCGATCACCAACCTCGAGCGGTAGATGCATTGGTGCAAGGAACAATACATTGGCTTGTAGGCCTATGAATTTTTGAATGAAAAGTTTCCTGACGCTCAAATTTGTACAGCAGCACTTCCCCACATGCCTCGATTATCATTTCCAAATTTCCAGAATTTCTATCGATAGCGAGGCGGATTATGTAATACACAAGTCTCGCCTTAGGCAAATATCCAGATGAGGCATAATTGAGCACGTGATATCGCGGTTCTCGTGTCAACGCAGTGGCG from Aspergillus oryzae RIB40 DNA, chromosome 1 encodes the following:
- a CDS encoding putative cellulose-binding GDSL lipase/acylhydrolase (predicted protein), translating into MKLLNSWLMASAISTVAARPWPRAANTTSTYFFTFGNSYTQTGFSTTGEQPSPSNPMGNPALGTGTTTGGENWVGYLTTAQNASLVLSYNLAVGGASIDNSLVQGSTDVDLASQVDIFDETYSSKPASAPWSAENSVFGFWIGINERNPSETGPVLTVELSIGNAFYNTDADTFTPQLIARLASLVERIYSAGGRKFLFLNVPPTSRSPMFIDQGNATVEQHAAYLAVYNRNLEAMVDGFKTNHTDSVLSIVAVLVVVSIVVSLRRRVFLC
- a CDS encoding uncharacterized protein (predicted protein) → MSTFIPRLVSSELLSNFTALINSVPGLRSDNTRDLPNSYNWASDFPGRSALKFAQGALDLKKSNLSHSDTVYRSRGSTISCSVLNILNYMRHHGKGGDYVANGRNKVIALAIGPGVILEMAVLHKASTADLRYAAHCWEW
- a CDS encoding tRNA (34-2'-O)-methyltransferase regulator RTT10 (WD-repeat protein WDR6, WD repeat superfamily); amino-acid sequence: MHLPLEHIDVCLPVTALKALDLGDARLILQGQGPYSRLIDDESGKILAELKTFKRNNVHEFIVLNQKDEKTGDSYAQFLVWGGESLRVIDLYFARSEAVESPQASLVPISAEYLAPDWILAGCAPDSTNGVDRAYLVTAHNSLLGLYVVHGGSSIYPKSIHLQQLVAGVKSILYSADTISCSASHVLIAAGTVFGEVIVWSCFLDESVHLSPSAVGSIHHFFTGHEGSVFGVRISPAIASLPGRSSGRFLASCSDDRTVRIWDISDCEHASPNDPSAYSTDGFELRSTGFGGAATGDGLGSESCVASAFGHKARIWSVNFLPTRADDQSNMSLLSRGEDATCIVWNLSWEPSSYPGPKFSLGQISSWHNHTGKHIWSLCLRSTAKDTTVYTGGADGAVKSFKIEVNEECAVVLPNRNNSITASAGPGISQSRVDKSVRAFTFVTPEHFLTTTTRGEVQVCWVSPETSTEKIILKETLFHEEDLSSYCAIASLPQCGIALLGNAQGLIRLYNHNTRSLLRIVESGPRPLVLFALDYNRGASDSPETLSFISSHQQQDHLSLIKISLSEGEVSQIETITLALPHSFGVTCASFVCGNRLVALGNAYGSLVLYRVANTMPIQQPIWNRKIHSREGISHISSFSSLYGETSPSLNYFLTCGRSGVYCVHEVKAEGDSQNLATVQTIHRSNATRTIEIEGAYIDRQSKDLMLYGFHGKEFVLWNETTQSEIVRRLCGGSHRRWAFQPNPEEPGSGLFIWIQKNLNVLQTRGDANRTLRAGGHGREIKAMDVAHSADGPLFATGAEDTIVRIFAPTKPHEEKLWGSFKCLRVLKKHQVGLQQIRWSKKGNYLFTSGGSEEFIVWQIRSIPLFGLATNAVASVRDDPFSDLRVTSFDVLQVDENSSDGNFLFCLVYSNSTLKIFHYSSTVDGGNFTLLAEGTYTSNCLTEACFLLRGSSLSLLTASTDGYFTFWNLTSVLEPYYTISSALRLKQPIGTFSITPENISCENRYQTHSNSIKCLELTRLSDAVSLVVAAGDDNALTLSLLNTNFTSTEAGNATTITIPDAHAACITTGKILMQRQCQDKGTMRAVIATSGNDHRVKIWCAEVDVEKKGANAVQVQMIADRYSSVADISSLGLICEESGETKLLVCGVGMEMMGIQLPSLVQP